GGCACCTGGGAGGTGGTTAAAGGGTgtctgttggggcgcctgggtggctccgtgggttaagcctctgccttcggctcaggtcatgatcccagggtcctgggatcgagcccggcatcgggctctctgctcagcggggagcctgcttccccctctctctctgcctgcctctctgcctgcttgtgacctctgtctgtcaaacaaataaataaaatcttaaagaaaaaaaaagcctgtctGTCACGAGCGCGGGTTGATCGGAGGAAGAAGCCTCGCACAGGTACCAAGGAGAAAGTCCTTCAAGGCCACCGCCACCCCCCACGGAACCTGCCCTCCCAAGGCCATAAGGGCCCCCATTGAAGACAGAAGCATCTTTGCGGCCCTCATCCTGCTCGACCCCTCAGTACTTGGCACTGCCCACCAGCCCCTCCTCGAAGCCGGCCAGCTTGGTCCGCGCGGACGCTGACTCTCCGGGTTCCCTTCCCCGCTTCTTCCTGCTCTTTCCTGCCTCCTCGGAGCAGCCGCCAGCTGAGAGGGGGCGGCTGTGGGGTGCGACGGCGGACCTAAGCTTGAGCACCGGCCCTCCCGGGCTGTGGCACCTCGGACCAGTCTTCTCACCGAGTCTCGGTCCCAAGAGGGGACGAGCCCCACCTTCCAAGGCTGTCGTGAGGAGTGAATGGCACCGAGGTGGGCACCGAGGTGGACACTCGGCAGACGTGAGCTGtgacttccccctccccctcctgccccgcGCCTCTCTCTCGACTTGCCCGGAGACTGGTGGCCCCGCTTTCAACCGGGCCCCCTCCCTGATCCGGGTTCACTAGTGGGTCTGGAACTGCACTCGTGTGTGAGGGGCCTCGCGCTCTCTGCTCCTGGACTTCGGTCCTGGGCTCTAAGCTGGTGCTCTCACTGGGATGTCTCTCCTTGGGTGTCCATGGAGGCTTCCAGCCGAAGGTCAGAGCTGAGCTCGCCGTCCGCTCCCCCCACGCTGCcaggcctgccctgcccccagctcgGCACTGCCCTCACGGGCGTTCCAGCCCTTTGTCCCTGCATCTCCCTCGCTGACCGTGTCCAGCTCGGTCACCGTGTTCCCAAAGTGTTTCTTAGATGTGACTCCTAGCCTCCATCCTTTGTCACCGCCCCGGCTCGTGTCCTCGCCTGGACAGCGCCACAgaccctctcctgcctcctcgcCTCCAGCCCTCCTCCTGATCCAGGCCCTCCTCCTGCCAGGTGGCCTCCTGAGAGCTGGCTCTGTCCCCAAGTCAGGCATTTGGGCAAAGCCCTTCCAGCTGGCCCTGGCCCGAAGTCCCAGTGCCCATCCCCAGTGCTCCGGAGCCTCCCGCCCCCACGCacctgcacccctcccccgctGTGTCACCCCGCCAGGACACGCACTGTCCCCTCCCCCGCTGTGTCACCCCGCCAGGACACGCACTGTCCCCTCCCCCGCTGTGTCACCCCGCCAGGACACGCACTGTTCCCTCCCCCGCTGTGTCACCCCGCCAGGACACGCACTGTCCCCTCCCCCGCTGTGTCACCCTGCCAGGACACGCACTGTCCCCTCCCCCGCTGTGTCACCCCGCCAGGACACGCACTGTCCCCTCCCCCGCTGTGTCACCCCGCCAGGACACGCACTGTCCCCTCCCTCGCTGTGTCACCCCGCCAGGACACGCACTGTCCCTGACCTTGAcagccctcctctccctgccttagAAAGCGCTGCCGGCCTTCGAGGCCCAGATCGAATATCACGTGCTCTGTAAAACGTGTCCAGTTCTCTGAGGCAGACTTAGCTGCTCCTGCTCGGAGTCCCCTGGAGGAACGGTCCCCACACACCCCGGGATAGTTTTGATCGTGGCAAGAGGCCGCCGGACGGGCCGGAGCACGGCTTTCCGGACGGCTGACCATGCTTCACATGCCTGATCCGCCCCTGACGGGCAGGTTTATTTTGGGAAAGCGACTTACCCACTCTGAGGCTcagctggttttatttttaagtggggGTGATGACGCCTACCTCAGCGACAGAGTGGCTGGGTCGGAGACATCCCTTACACACACATGTCTACACACAAGCGCTTCGGTGTGTGAGGAAATGGCAAGCTGCCTTGGTTCAAATCCCGGCACGACCGCTTACGCTTACGAGCCTGTCAcgttgtgcctcagtttccctcttctGTGAAAAGGGAAGATACCGGAGCTTCCTCGCCGGGCCGTTGCGCAGATTACATGAACTCCTGCGGCCTGGGTGCCGAGCACAGCGCCTGACTCCTGCGACTGGCTGCTCCTGGGATGAGAGCCTCTGGCCGGGAGCAGGGGCTCACGACCCTAGCCAGCAGGTTGCTCCATGATTAAGTGTGGAGACGTTTGTTTCCCCGAGCGCCCGTGAACCCCAGAGGACAGGCACCACGCGTCCTTCATCTTAGCAGCCCCTGGCCCTCAGCAGACGGGCAGCTCCAGCTGATGCTGGGAGAAGAGGAGCTGGCCACTGCCCTGTGCCTGGCCACGGGATGGCCACGGCCACAGCCATGGGGATGGGGTGGAGCGTGCCTTGAAGCAGGAAAAGAGGCTCCAAGATGGACAGGGTTTATGTCTGTTTGTTGAACTCGGGCACCTTGAACAGTGCCTGGGCCACAGGCGGCAAACGGTTAGTTGCTGCGTGAAGGACAAATGTGCCGCCGAGGCAGGAGCGGCCACCGAGGAGCAATGACAGGTGGACACAAGGACCTAGGAGAGGTGTGCTTGGGGGATGGGGACCGGAGCCTGCCGGGGGGCGAGCGGGTTCCCACGAGAGCCTGCTCCTCGCACCGCCAGTGGTAGAGAGAGCGGCCGCGATTCGGGAAGGCAGGACCAACAGATCTCCAAGACCCGAGCGCCAGGTCGGCCCGAGAGCAGAATGGGACGAGTCCGGGAGAGGATGTGCCTGGTCGCTGACGGGAAGGGACCCGGACAAGCGCTCCAGGCGGGGCCGACCTTTCCTTGCAGAGGGAGGTGGCCACGAGGGGTCTGGCACCTGCAAGGCAGGAGCCCCTGCCGTCCTTTGACCGTTAGCACCGgggaagggagagtgggagggggcaGGCCAGGCCTGTACCTTGATGCCCGCACTGCGGCACTTGCCCACGGCGTCCGGCACGGCAGCCCGGGGAGGGTCGATCATGGACATGAGCCCCACGAAGCAGAGCTTCTCCGTGGGGAAGTTCAGCTCGTCCGTGTCAAACTTGAAGCCCCGCGGAAACTTCCCAGAGGGCAGATTCAGCTGACAAAACCCTGACACGGGCAGGAGGGAAGAGTGAGCCCAGcacagggcggggtggggggggctgcgCGGGTGCCCCCGGCGCCCCCGCCCCGGGGCAGCCCCGCTCTGGCCTCTCACCCAGCACGCGCTCGCCCAGCCCGCCCAGCTCCATGTAGGCGTTCTGAAAGGCGTCCTGCATCTCCTTGTCCAGAGGGATCTCCTTGCCCTGCACCAGGATGGTGGAGCAGCGGTCCAGGATGCGCTCCGGGGCCCCCTTCATCACCAGCACGTGGCTCTGGGGGCTGTCCTCTCGCTCGTGGATGGACAGCTGGAGAGAAAACAAGCGGTCACGGAGGGGGCCTGCCTGGGAGACCTCCCTGACGCACAGCCCCGTCCGTCAGCTCTCGTCGCCGGAGGGAGAGCCCGTGCGTGTAAAGGGCAGTGTGGGTCACAAATATTGACCAccggtgccaggggctggggggctctCTCGCCGGCGCCCCACAGTCATGCTGGCCTCAACGCGCTTACACACGACCCGGCTGAGAATGCTTTCTTGGTTTAGCAGACGCCTGCCGCCCGGGGGCATCCTAAGGACATTTCAGAGCCGTGGTTCACCCCCACAGCTGGAAGGGACGGGAGGCTGAGGCTGGAGTAGGGAAGGCAACCGGGTGTATCGAGGGATGGAGGTTGGGAAGTTGGGGGGGGTCCTTGCAACCAGACATGTAGTCACCCCCGTTTTCCTGGGGGAcgaggcaaggggaggggcatggCCCTCAGATGCCCCCCCTCCTAGGTTTTGAGCGCCCCCTCACGTTGGCCCCTTCCCCCGCCCTTGTCCCCGCGTGGCTGCCAGACCTGGTACTTGTTGGTGGAATTGAAAGGGATCTCCGCCACCTTGGGGTTTCTGTCCCGCATCTTCCGCACGGAGCCGCAGGACAGCTCGATGCACTTGAGCAGGGCTGACTCGGAGGCGTCGCCCGCCGTGTCCCGCTGACGGAGGAGAACTCAGAGTCACACGGGCGGGGCGGCAGTGGGAGACCCGGGGGAAGGGGGCACCGGAGCCCCCGAGGCTGCCAGGGCGTGCCGGAGCGGGTGCTGGGTCCCGGCAAGGCGGGCAAGCCACGGATGCGCCGCTGACCCCCACCTTAGACACAGAGATGTTCTCCTGCCCGGCCTTGAAGACGGCACGGTTGCAGAGGCCGGCGATCCGAGACAGTGCCGTCCACGTGGGGGATCGTTTGTCGAAAGTGGCCCCTGGGAGGCAgtaggggagaagcaggagcgGGGCTCCCCGTTAGAGCCcctgtccacccccacccccaccaccttgCCGGGGCCCCCTTGGAGAGCCTCAGTCACCGGACTGATCTTCCGTGGTGTCCGCTTCGTGGATCTGGTTGTCGAACCACATGTGGGCGACGGTCATGCGGTTCTGGGTGAGGGTCCCCGTCTTGTCGGAGCAGATGGTGGACGTGGAGCCCAGCGTCTCCACGGCCTCCAGGTTCTTCACCAGGCAGTTCTTGCGCGCCATGCGCTTGGCTGTCAGGGTCAGACAcacctgggagagggaggagggttcGAGGCGCTAAGCCTGGAGCCGGAAGTGCCCGTGACCTCACCCGGGACCAGGGCGCGACCCCGCCCTCCTCGATCCTGGTCAGCAAGCACCGAGTGGGACCTGTGTGTGGGCAGTGACTGCGCTCGATGTCAGACATGCTGAGTGAGATCGTGGTGTGCATTCAGGTGAAAAGTCCAACAGGGAATTGAAGATACACGACCAGAGCTGCAGAGCGGGAGGCGGAGAGCTGGGCCAGGGGTGTGCGAGAACGGGCACaagaccggggggggggggggagacaggctcACCccaggggggcggggagagcagaGCTCGAGGCCTGTGAGTCGGGGCTGGGGAGATGAGGAGGAGGTCCTGCGGGGGACggaggagcagaggagacagAATAGGGGCATGTCACCGTGACCGACGGAGAGAATTCTAGGAGGGCGGACAGCCGTATCCGTTTCTCAGCGGAGGCAAGGAAAGGTTTGAGAGAAAAGGTCACTGGGTTTGCCAGTTAGTCATCAGTGACCTTTGAGGGAGGCTTTTGCAGCCAGGGTGGCCGGGACGAGCTGCAGACGGCGGTGGACCGTGCTTCGGACTGTGTGTCGGGGAAGGGGCCGGGACGAGCTCCGGCAGAGCAGCCGCGGGCCAAAGCGCAGCTCAGACTCTGAGCCGGGTACGGAAACTCTGACAGGTGACTTTAGGGGCAGGGAGCAAGTTGCTGAGCTACAGTAAGCCTCGACTGCCTTTGAGGAACGGGTAGCAAGACCTCCCGCGGCGGCCCCTCGCCTGACCCACTCACGGTAACAGTGGCCAGCAGCCCCTCGGGCACATTGGCCACGATGATGCCGATGAGGAAGATGACGGCCTCCAGCCAGCTGTAGCCCAGGATGAGGGAGAGCACGAAGAAAGAGACCCCCAGGAACACGGCCACCCCCGTGATCAGCTGGATGAAATGCTCGATCTCCATGGCGATGGGCGTCCGCCCCACCTCCAGGCCGGAAGCCAGGGTGGCTATGCGGCCCATCACCGTCCGGTCCCCTGTGGCGATCACGATGCCCCTGGCCGTGCCTGCAACACAGGGGGGCCCTACTGCTTGGAAAAGGAAAACCACGGCAGAGTAAATGGACCTCCAACGGGGGTCCTGCGGgtcacccccccgccccccaccgagGCCGGACCTCCCCCAGGCACAGACCTCCAGGCCCGGACTCAGGCCACCACAACTCATTCCCCTGACACTTGGGCCTGACAAGAGATGTTGCAAATACACTCGGAATTCAGACCAGGGAGATGCCCGCCATGAAACACCAGCACCGAGTAGCTCCGTGCAATCAGTGTCCTGCTTGTGAGGACCCCGAAGGGTGTCAGGTCATGGATTTTCTGCGTGGGCTTAAGATGTTCTTTCCCAGCCTTGGGCCCTGAGACCCCGCAGAAGAAACCAGGCAGTTGCTGAGCCCTTATGTAGACACTCGGGGCCGGGGGCCcgggcgggggcagggagggatgaGGCAGGGAGCGTGGATGTAGGAGCCGGCCAAACCAGGGTTTGCACCCTTGTTCggacgccccccgcccccacgggATTGCCTTCCTCAGGAAACCAGAGAGGGCTGGGATACGCCTGGCCCGCCCCTGGCgcacagtaggcactcagcaGCGTCGGTTCTGctcatttcttctcctttccccaaaGCCAGACTCCAAGAAAGCGTGCGAGTATTTCACGGGGTGTTTTCACCAATGGTGGGAAATGTCGGGGCACTTTCAGAATCTCAGTACATTAACAGTTTCAGATACATAACGTGTGGTGATTTTCACTGTAACTGCAACTTGCTAAGGGAAGGGAACACCTGGTGAGGGGcgccctgggggctcagtcggttgagtgtccgactctcatgatcttggggtcgtgggatcgagccccgtgtcaggctccacgctcagcacggagtctgcttgagattctctccctccccctgcctctccccccaacatgctctctctctaaaatagtaactaaatctttttaaaaaggctcataaaatctttacaaaaatgcTCAGAAAGACATAACACGCCGAGAAGAAATGAGAATAGGGAAAGGAAAGGCGTGGAGGTGGGGCACGTGGCCTCCTCCGGCCCCAGTCCCAGGCCCGCGGTTTAGCCAGAACTCTCTCCCCACCAGCTCTCGCTGTCAGCCCCTCTCAAGGAAGCCTGGCCACAGAAGGCATGGATTTCGGGTGGGCCTGGTCTCCTGTCCTTATGTGGTGGCAACCTGGGGGGCTCCTGCTGGCCCGTGTTCACCTGGCCTGAGCCTCCCCAGCCTGGTCACTGGTCAAAGTGAGGCCAGAGAAGCAGCTAGACCCAGCGtcaggagaaatggaaggaatcaGTCAAACCAAAGACTTCTGGGAGTCAAGAggcgtgtgtgtgttgtgtatggtatgtgtttgtgtctgtgtgcctATGTGTTGTGAGTTTTGTGTATCGTGTGTGTGTACTGCATGTGAatagtgtgcgtgtgtgtgtacatgtgcgtgCGTGGAGGTCTTAGCCCAGCATCTGAAGGCTTTGGGATCTGCTCAGTCTTGGCGTAGACAGAACACAGATCTTCCTGGGGGAAGGTACCTTCCACGGAGTCAGGCCACCCCAGCCAATAATATTCAGGTCCCCCAGGCCCTCGGTCCCCTCCCTCGGCCTTGGGCAGGACATAGGACACATAAGCACAGCCACTGTCCCCCATGCTGCCTGGGGATTCGGGAGTTCGACTCTTCCTTCCGCCAGGGCGGGGCGAGGGCTCCCTGGTGGCCGGTCGCTCACCTTCCACGCAGTTGGTGGAGAAGAAGCAGATGTTTCGGGTCTCCAAGGGGTTCTCATGGGTGAACTCGGGGGAGCGGGTCTGGGGCTCGGACTCGCCTGTTAGGGATGAGTTATCCacctggggaggaagcaggtgtgCGGTCATCGACGGGAAGGCACAGGGGTGCCCACACAGTTGTCCCCTGGCCACACTCCGCCTCCATGACACGAGGGACAGAATGACACTCGTGCTCATCACGTATTTATAGCATTACTCAGTCATTGTCCCTGCTCTGGCTTGGTGTCCTGGCTGTCCCTGACCTCTTACGGGACCTTGGGCTAGTGACCTAACCAGCGAAATCACCGTTcactcatctgtaaagtggggaagGTCAGGGGCACGTCTGCATTATACAACCCTGGCGCGGGGGTGGGGCGAGGTCTCTAACACGAGAGTCTGAGAAAGTAGGGCTGTCTGGGGGGCGCACGGCGCTGTCTGTGGCCACCTAGGACAGCAGAGCACGGTGTCACTGTTCCTGCAGAGTGATGCGAGACAGCTCCGGGAGGCATAGGGAGCGTCTGACACAGTAATAACCACTACACGATCACCGGAAAGTGGACATCAAATATGTACCCGGGGCACAGGGCACGCCCAGCACGCAGACACGAGGACACAATCCACAAACAGTCTGTGGGAGATGGAGTTGGGCTGGGCCGTGTGGGGGGCAGGCGGGGACACTGGACCGGGGCCTCCCAGGCGTGCAGGCTCTAACTGGACctgtcccagctccatggagccGGCCAGCTGCCCCGGCACGGCCGCCTCACCTTGCAGCCGTGAGAAGAGATGATCCGGAGGTCCGCGGGCACGCGGTCCCCGCCCTTCACCTCCACCAGGTCCCCCACCACGACCTCCTCTGCGTTGATCTGCATCTTCTCTCCTTCCCGCACCACCAGGgcttgctgggggtgggagggggaagggcaccTCAGGAACGGCTCGTCCCTCTGCCTGGCTTCCCACCTCTCCCGACCCTCCAGGAGGACGCCTGCGCCCCCAGGCCATACACCTGGGCCGTGCGTGGAGAATGGGAGGCTGGTTTCTGCCCACGCCTCCATCTCAGAGCACAAGGAACTCAGGAGGGGGAGCTGGACTCCCCCAGAAACCTTGTGCCCCAGCCCAGCGCCCTGCCCGCTGGGTACCTGTGGCACCATGTTCTTGAAGGAATCCATGATCTTGGAGCTCTTGGCTTCCTGATAGTAGGAGAAGCAGCCGGTGACGATGACCACAGCTGCCAGCACCACACCCAGATAGAGCTGGTAAAGAGGGAAGGGTGAGGCCACGGCCCTTCTCCCCGCCCTGGAGGGGCACAGCCTCTCAGACGGGGTGTTGGGTGACTTCGTCTGCAACTGGGAGCGACAATGGCAGAGGAGAGCccttccccccaacctccccttcAGTCTCCGgcaagggaagaggcaggagaAACCGCAGGGACTTCCCAGGACTCGGGCTTCTCCAGGGGGCGAAGCCCCACAGATCCAGACAAGCTCAGTTAGGGGTGCGGGGACAGGGAGGCTCCGTCTCATTCGGGATTGCCtgcatgtgcgtgtgcgcgcacgcgtgtgtgCGGAGGTGCTTAGCGACACACGGAGGAGCCTCATTCCTTCACAGCCTGAACCGCAGCGAGGCCCGTGGGACTGTGAGGTGCGGCTCTGGGCCCCCTACCCCCAGCTGTCCTGCGATCTGGGCGGGAGGGCGCGTGCCGGGCAGGTGCAGGGGGGAGGAGCGGCCGCTCACATTGTCGTTGGATGGTTCATCCTCCATGGCGGCCTGGATGCCGTAGGCCAGGAAGCAGAGGATGGCCCCGATCCACAGCAAGATGGAGAAGCCCCCGAAGAGCTGCCGGCAGAACTTGACCCACTCGGGGGTTGTCGGGGGCGGAGTGAGGGCGTTGGGTCCATCCCGGGCCAGAATGTCCTGGGCCCGCTGGTTGGTGAGGCCCTGAGAGAGGCGGGGAGAGGAGTGTGAGTGCGTGTCCGGAGCCGTGCGCTCCTCCCGGCGTCCCCCGGCTCCCTGGCCTGGGAACAGCGCCCATTCGGAGACAGAAACGCCACCTggcaggagagggtggggggggccATCGGGAGAGGCCACAGCGAGGAGTGGGTATTTGCCTCGGGTGTGAGAGGCCTCGTGGCTCTGCCTGTGGCCGTCGTCCGGGGGTGGACACACCTGTGGGTCAGGGCCTCAGTGTCACCTCCAGTGTCACCTGGAAGATGGGCCCCTTTCTGGCGAGCATTCAAGAAGAGACCCAGACGGGGGACCACCTATTCTCAGAGCTCTGGTGAGTCCGCCCCCTTCCCCGGGGAGCCGGCCGGGGTGCGGCGCAGAGGTTCCTCCCGGGGCCCAGCCTGGCTGTGGTGCTACACTGCGCGCGTGGGAACGCTGGCCCATGTTCTCttctagactgtgagctcctcgAGGGCGGAGGCCACTTCAGTACCTTTCTCTCCATCCACTCACTTATTTAAGAAATGTGCATCGAATGCCTGTTATATTCTGGGCCGTTGTCAGCTCTGGGGACCCGGAGGAGGACAAACCCATGAAGTCCCTGCCTCGTGGAGCTTATGACCCAGCGGCGTGACGCACGATAAGTAGCTGTCACTGCCAGATCGTTAAGGAAAACAGGAAGCGGTCAAGGAGCGGGGAGCAGAGAATTTTCAAAGAGGAGTCAGGGAGGGCCTGCAGGAGGAGGTGTGCACCCATCCTGGTTTTGCCTgatgctgtatttatttatttgatgggcgTGGTCACCTGACTGTGCCACTTCCTACTCATTTCTGTGATGGTGGGAAGCTTGACCCCCGCCCCAAGTCTCCCTGCTATGACGGACAGGGGCATGACCCCATGTCACAGGGGTCGTGAGGGTCAGGGAAGTGCTCATAAAGCACCCATCACACATAGTGGGGCGCACAGTAGGGCTACCGTGACAGTGGGGGTTACCTCACTGTTTCGCAGGTGTCACTTCCCTGGGACGTGTGTCACCAGTGCTGCCTGTGCAGCTGGGTATGGGGCCCGGTTTCCAGGTACTCAGGAGAAGGCTGTTAACTAAGAACCGGGGATCTGGGTTCTAGGCCTGGCTCTGCCCCAGCTAGTCACGtgtctgtgggcctcagtttcctcgcgGGCGCAGGGGGCGTGATTATCCACCAGGCGCTGTGTGGCTCTCTCAGGTCTCGGGCGCCCCCGCGGCCCCCGACTCACCTTGGATAGGTCCACTTGGTATTTGCGGCCTAGCTCATCCAAGGACAGCTTGTGGTCGTCCTGCGAAGGGAAGTCGGGTCACTCTGGGGCAGCAGGCT
This portion of the Mustela lutreola isolate mMusLut2 chromosome 14, mMusLut2.pri, whole genome shotgun sequence genome encodes:
- the LOC131814683 gene encoding sodium/potassium-transporting ATPase subunit alpha-2; this encodes MGRGAGREYSPAATTAENGGGKKKQKEKELDELKKEVAMDDHKLSLDELGRKYQVDLSKGLTNQRAQDILARDGPNALTPPPTTPEWVKFCRQLFGGFSILLWIGAILCFLAYGIQAAMEDEPSNDNLYLGVVLAAVVIVTGCFSYYQEAKSSKIMDSFKNMVPQQALVVREGEKMQINAEEVVVGDLVEVKGGDRVPADLRIISSHGCKVDNSSLTGESEPQTRSPEFTHENPLETRNICFFSTNCVEGTARGIVIATGDRTVMGRIATLASGLEVGRTPIAMEIEHFIQLITGVAVFLGVSFFVLSLILGYSWLEAVIFLIGIIVANVPEGLLATVTVCLTLTAKRMARKNCLVKNLEAVETLGSTSTICSDKTGTLTQNRMTVAHMWFDNQIHEADTTEDQSGATFDKRSPTWTALSRIAGLCNRAVFKAGQENISVSKRDTAGDASESALLKCIELSCGSVRKMRDRNPKVAEIPFNSTNKYQLSIHEREDSPQSHVLVMKGAPERILDRCSTILVQGKEIPLDKEMQDAFQNAYMELGGLGERVLGFCQLNLPSGKFPRGFKFDTDELNFPTEKLCFVGLMSMIDPPRAAVPDAVGKCRSAGIKVIMVTGDHPITAKAIAKGVGIISEGNETVEDIAARLNIPVSQVNPREAKACVVHGSDLKDMTSEQLDEVLKNHTEIVFARTSPQQKLIIVEGCQRQGAIVAVTGDGVNDSPALKKADIGIAMGISGSDVSKQAADMILLDDNFASIVTGVEEGRLIFDNLKKSIAYTLTSNIPEITPFLLFIIANIPLPLGTVTILCIDLGTDMVPAISLAYEAAESDIMKRQPRNPQTDKLVNERLISMAYGQIGMIQALGGFFTYFVILAENGFLPSRLLGIRLDWDDRSMNDLEDSYGQEWTYEQRKVVEFTCHTAFFASIVVVQWADLIICKTRRNSVFQQGMKNKILIFGLLEETALAAFLSYCPGMGVALRMYPLKVTWWFCAFPYSLLIFIYDEVRKLILRRYPGGWVEKETYY